Proteins encoded by one window of Anaerosporomusa subterranea:
- a CDS encoding ABC transporter substrate-binding protein, producing the protein MSKRVLRLVSVLAVVLVAGLIAGCGDSASKDIKIGVVYELTGNTASFGTAAANGAKLAFKEINAKGGVLGKQIQTVIADNKGEPAESTNAMTKVISQDKVVAVTGFTVSSCGIAGATVAEANKIPFVAAATTNYRVTLNEQTGKAKDYVFRACFIDPFQGTVGANFALNSLKAKKAAVLIDSSSDYSKGMSQFFKEAYTKGGGQIVIEEAYLQKDQDFKAILTKIKAQNPDVLYLPGYYEEVGKIIKQARELGITAPFLGGDAWDSPKLVEIGGPEALNNTHFTNFYSVEDTNPVSKAFVEAYKKEFGQMPDSMSAMGYDAAYLLVDAIRRANSTEADKIRDALAATKNFKSVSGDMSLTPTHDAIRSAVIIELKDGKQVYKETVKPL; encoded by the coding sequence ATGAGTAAGCGAGTATTGAGACTTGTCAGTGTCCTAGCCGTTGTACTGGTGGCCGGACTAATAGCCGGCTGTGGTGACTCAGCCAGTAAAGACATCAAGATCGGGGTAGTATATGAACTTACTGGCAATACCGCTTCTTTCGGTACAGCAGCGGCTAACGGCGCTAAACTGGCATTCAAAGAGATCAATGCCAAAGGCGGTGTCCTCGGCAAGCAGATCCAAACAGTGATTGCAGACAATAAAGGTGAACCCGCCGAATCCACCAATGCCATGACAAAAGTCATCTCCCAAGACAAAGTAGTGGCTGTAACCGGCTTCACGGTAAGTTCTTGCGGGATTGCCGGCGCGACAGTTGCTGAAGCCAACAAAATTCCCTTTGTAGCTGCCGCAACCACTAATTACCGAGTCACTCTTAACGAACAAACCGGTAAAGCAAAGGACTACGTATTTCGCGCCTGTTTCATCGACCCGTTTCAAGGAACAGTAGGCGCCAACTTTGCCCTCAACAGCCTGAAAGCAAAAAAGGCAGCCGTTTTGATTGACAGTTCCAGTGACTACAGCAAAGGCATGTCACAGTTCTTTAAAGAGGCCTACACTAAAGGCGGCGGGCAGATAGTAATAGAAGAAGCCTATCTGCAAAAGGATCAGGATTTTAAGGCGATTCTAACAAAGATCAAAGCCCAAAACCCTGATGTATTGTATCTTCCCGGCTATTATGAAGAAGTGGGCAAGATTATTAAGCAGGCGCGCGAACTGGGTATTACTGCTCCTTTCTTAGGCGGCGATGCCTGGGATTCACCGAAGTTAGTGGAGATTGGTGGTCCAGAAGCCCTGAACAATACTCACTTTACAAACTTCTACTCGGTAGAAGATACAAACCCGGTATCTAAGGCTTTTGTTGAGGCCTATAAAAAAGAGTTTGGGCAAATGCCTGACTCAATGTCTGCCATGGGCTATGACGCAGCATATTTATTAGTTGACGCAATCAGACGTGCCAATAGTACAGAAGCGGATAAAATCCGTGATGCTTTAGCAGCTACTAAAAATTTCAAAAGTGTCAGCGGAGATATGAGCCTGACACCCACCCACGATGCTATTCGCAGTGCGGTTATTATCGAGTTGAAAGATGGAAAGCAAGTATATAAAGAGACTGTAAAGCCACTATAA
- a CDS encoding B12-binding domain-containing radical SAM protein: MMQPKLDLLLVNSMAPRQRIASDAALENSLAILRTYLEDEDFRVEVIDEQRISATEAGVPKCLVKLLQLIVSMQMKTYRKSLKYIWLIFMLLGWPIQVLSMYYRAQYLSSKINDIIRTIQENDIHLLGIKVWYGDSFKWSKLLATKIRSSCPEVIIIAGGPQVKVYGEHIFHETDFDVAIMGPGEEILKKMIVLDRKVDNKTEFLYRFHEEISQSRLVQTGIYSNDETEPANQVQCSQQHIIPRYRPVDLQDKLLFHTLVDGVGCTWNKCNFCSHTRQVASYQQRSVQDIVKEFQVMREQGIAFFRFSSSETPVEYGKKIAQAILDQGITVNYSMFVRATKVTPAVYEAYCLLIQSGLRAVFMGGETGHDLINEKVMNKGIQKKDIVDTINCIKLAATEVGKSCRIGLSLIYPTPVIDGVTLQDVYAENMRLIKETLPDTVIVNPPGVFPKTSWMDNSSKFGFSMAPDFVYELMQYEYSIYKPVELWGKLGFSLQGHSLPELMKETGRLRTAIADMGIPTDISDEYLMMTEAIGYTTKSDLLKFKSDSLQDIMSGSNRYMREVIEKINSQGRNMAYRNTDGKPRNE; the protein is encoded by the coding sequence ATGATGCAACCCAAGCTTGATTTATTGCTTGTCAATAGCATGGCGCCGCGTCAACGAATTGCCTCAGACGCGGCCTTAGAAAACAGCCTGGCGATTCTGCGCACATACTTGGAAGATGAAGATTTCCGGGTGGAAGTCATTGACGAACAAAGAATATCTGCGACAGAAGCAGGAGTTCCGAAATGCTTGGTAAAGCTTTTGCAGCTTATCGTCTCGATGCAAATGAAAACGTACCGCAAGAGTCTAAAGTATATTTGGCTCATTTTCATGCTATTGGGTTGGCCTATCCAAGTTTTGTCAATGTATTACAGAGCCCAATATCTAAGTAGTAAAATTAATGACATCATCCGCACCATTCAGGAAAACGACATTCATCTGTTGGGAATCAAGGTCTGGTACGGCGATTCCTTTAAGTGGAGTAAATTGCTGGCCACTAAAATCAGGTCATCCTGCCCTGAGGTGATCATTATTGCCGGCGGTCCACAGGTGAAGGTATATGGAGAGCACATCTTCCATGAAACGGATTTCGATGTGGCAATCATGGGACCTGGGGAAGAAATACTGAAAAAAATGATTGTTTTAGACCGGAAAGTCGACAACAAAACAGAATTCTTATATCGATTTCACGAGGAAATCAGTCAGTCTCGATTGGTGCAAACAGGGATTTACAGTAACGATGAAACCGAACCCGCGAATCAGGTACAATGCAGCCAACAGCATATTATCCCCCGCTATCGGCCGGTGGATTTACAAGACAAGCTGTTGTTTCATACCTTGGTGGACGGCGTAGGCTGCACATGGAATAAATGCAACTTTTGCTCCCATACCAGACAGGTGGCATCCTATCAACAACGTTCTGTACAAGACATAGTAAAAGAATTTCAAGTGATGAGAGAGCAGGGTATTGCTTTCTTCCGGTTCAGTAGTTCAGAAACGCCTGTCGAATATGGCAAGAAAATCGCCCAGGCAATTCTGGACCAAGGCATCACAGTAAATTACTCGATGTTCGTCCGGGCGACAAAAGTGACTCCTGCGGTTTACGAAGCCTATTGTCTACTGATTCAATCAGGGCTAAGAGCAGTATTCATGGGGGGAGAAACCGGCCATGACCTTATCAATGAAAAGGTCATGAATAAAGGTATCCAGAAAAAAGACATTGTGGATACTATCAACTGTATAAAGCTTGCAGCCACGGAAGTAGGTAAAAGTTGCCGGATCGGTTTGTCCCTCATTTATCCTACCCCTGTGATTGACGGAGTGACTTTACAAGATGTCTATGCAGAGAATATGCGTTTGATAAAAGAGACTCTGCCAGACACAGTGATTGTCAATCCGCCAGGAGTCTTTCCTAAAACAAGCTGGATGGATAACTCTAGCAAATTCGGCTTTTCTATGGCTCCGGATTTTGTCTACGAGCTCATGCAATATGAATACTCCATTTACAAGCCGGTCGAACTATGGGGCAAATTGGGGTTTTCATTACAAGGGCACAGCCTTCCTGAACTCATGAAAGAAACAGGCAGATTAAGAACCGCAATTGCGGACATGGGCATCCCAACGGATATCTCTGATGAGTATCTGATGATGACAGAAGCAATCGGCTATACGACGAAGAGCGATTTGCTGAAATTCAAGAGTGACTCTTTACAAGACATCATGTCCGGTAGTAATCGCTACATGAGAGAAGTAATAGAAAAAATCAATTCCCAAGGACGGAACATGGCATACCGCAACACTGACGGAAAGCCCAGGAACGAATAG
- a CDS encoding cyclic nucleotide-binding domain-containing protein, which yields MNNNLQPTKPDQKVIPERVFTVGIASTAKEKTEIYQFRYSIYVEEMSRQLRSPDNGEKLLYDEMDEWGVLLYVKADSELIGVSRINIGLLQNFHPDIITSLSLKKFQNFYTGKKDQKFGLITKLMVSPLYRNSPALYLLMAKAYELSCEHRVQFTFGGCNFYLLRLYEEIGVRRFGENFQDPGYGLLAPVVWLIDDIEHMRKLHSPFYRLARKREAVNKQVADWFFTDFSEASSVINSQLVTEEELWTVLCTRLGDSPNKAMPILQGLSEADAKKFLHKCGLVTQCHANDQIITSGDPSNELNILLSGELHASSLSESGTNRILPGQHFGSVGLVDHTSHTQDIVAVTLTEILVLSRMAFPKFRHRYPGITNHVLENLSHIIKKGGPNDATQA from the coding sequence ATGAACAACAATTTACAGCCAACGAAACCCGATCAGAAAGTAATACCCGAAAGAGTTTTCACAGTTGGTATCGCGTCAACTGCTAAAGAAAAAACGGAAATTTACCAATTTCGCTATAGCATCTATGTAGAAGAAATGTCTCGGCAGTTGAGATCCCCTGATAATGGGGAAAAGTTGCTATACGACGAAATGGACGAATGGGGTGTTCTATTATACGTCAAAGCCGACTCCGAACTTATCGGAGTCAGCAGGATCAATATCGGCTTGCTACAAAATTTCCATCCGGATATAATAACCTCACTTTCTTTAAAAAAATTTCAGAATTTTTATACTGGCAAAAAAGACCAGAAGTTTGGCCTTATCACCAAACTAATGGTTTCGCCGCTTTACCGGAATTCTCCAGCTTTGTATTTACTAATGGCAAAAGCTTATGAACTCTCTTGCGAGCATAGGGTACAATTTACCTTTGGCGGCTGCAACTTTTATTTACTTCGACTCTATGAAGAAATAGGAGTGCGGCGATTCGGTGAAAATTTCCAAGATCCGGGCTACGGCTTATTGGCGCCGGTCGTCTGGTTAATCGATGATATCGAACATATGCGCAAACTTCATTCGCCCTTCTACCGTCTAGCCCGTAAAAGAGAAGCGGTAAACAAACAAGTCGCTGATTGGTTCTTTACTGATTTTTCTGAAGCCTCCAGTGTGATAAACAGTCAATTAGTCACGGAAGAAGAACTATGGACAGTTTTATGCACCCGGTTAGGAGACTCGCCAAACAAAGCGATGCCGATATTACAAGGCCTGTCTGAAGCTGACGCAAAAAAATTCTTGCATAAATGCGGCCTTGTTACACAGTGCCATGCAAATGATCAGATCATAACCAGTGGCGATCCCAGCAACGAACTAAATATTTTGCTTTCGGGAGAATTGCATGCGTCAAGTCTCTCTGAGTCAGGCACAAACAGAATTCTTCCCGGTCAGCACTTTGGATCGGTAGGTCTAGTCGACCATACCAGTCACACCCAAGACATTGTAGCGGTGACTTTGACAGAAATACTGGTATTGTCCCGAATGGCTTTCCCGAAGTTTCGCCATCGCTATCCAGGTATCACGAATCATGTATTAGAAAATTTGTCCCACATAATTAAAAAAGGAGGGCCAAATGATGCAACCCAAGCTTGA
- a CDS encoding ATP-binding protein encodes MNFFTMSIFGTIIVTTLMILIFVYLYALYRERYIGYWIVSWGFLLLRTVLFDSGMLDWMQSIAWFTIYQMLTFSALIVFIWSIHLFIDKPLVKWWIYSGLGASLLTFIFTIIQLPIAYKLLPPAWFAGITGIWLSITFMRQLKLNRISKQILGSTFILWGLHSLDMPFLIDVAWFAPWGYFIDSILRLLIAMSTLLVYFEKTRADLVSKEAQYRLLAENSADIIYRYRLLPEAKFEYVSPAVFPITGYTPEEYYADAKLLFNLIHPDDSSQFYHFFNNKSSTDTFPLSFRLIRKDQRMIWIEQTCVPIYANDGKIQVLEGNIRDITSRKHLEQIASRVDRLNTVGEMAASVAHEIRNPMTTVRGYLQLLVSKKEFSHYQDRFELMIQELDRTNTIIREYLCLAKDKRSDLKCCCLNSIVKSLFPLMQADAIASAIDITHDLDEIPELYLDENEIRQLLLNLVRNGLEAMSSGGSLNIRTFMDKNKVILSVSDQGSGVPEHILNNLGTPFLTTKDNGTGLGLPMCYRIAHRHQADIKVETSFQGTTFFVGFSLPTAPI; translated from the coding sequence ATGAATTTTTTCACCATGTCAATATTCGGTACGATAATAGTGACCACTTTAATGATACTAATTTTTGTCTATTTATACGCCCTATATCGTGAACGCTATATTGGTTACTGGATAGTAAGCTGGGGATTCCTGCTTTTGCGAACTGTTCTTTTTGATTCTGGGATGTTAGATTGGATGCAATCCATAGCATGGTTTACTATTTATCAAATGCTAACATTTAGTGCACTTATAGTATTCATATGGAGCATTCATCTCTTTATCGACAAGCCGCTAGTGAAATGGTGGATATATAGTGGGTTGGGCGCTTCGCTATTAACCTTCATATTCACAATTATACAATTGCCCATTGCGTATAAACTTTTGCCGCCTGCCTGGTTCGCTGGAATCACCGGTATCTGGTTAAGCATAACCTTCATGCGTCAACTTAAATTAAATCGAATTAGCAAACAAATACTTGGATCTACATTTATCTTATGGGGTCTTCACTCTTTAGATATGCCATTTTTGATCGATGTAGCATGGTTTGCACCTTGGGGTTACTTTATCGATAGCATACTAAGGCTGCTTATCGCAATGAGTACTTTGTTGGTGTATTTCGAAAAAACCAGAGCAGATTTGGTTAGTAAAGAAGCGCAATATCGGTTATTGGCAGAAAATTCCGCCGACATCATTTACCGCTATCGATTACTTCCAGAGGCAAAATTCGAATATGTCAGCCCGGCCGTTTTTCCGATTACCGGATATACTCCCGAGGAATATTATGCTGATGCGAAACTCCTGTTCAATTTGATACATCCGGATGATTCCTCGCAATTTTATCATTTTTTTAATAATAAGTCTTCTACTGATACTTTTCCACTTAGCTTTCGTTTAATCCGAAAAGACCAACGTATGATTTGGATTGAACAAACCTGTGTGCCAATTTACGCCAACGATGGTAAAATTCAGGTTTTAGAAGGCAACATTCGCGATATCACCTCCCGTAAGCACCTGGAGCAAATTGCCTCCCGAGTTGATAGACTAAACACGGTAGGCGAAATGGCCGCCAGCGTCGCCCATGAAATCCGGAACCCAATGACTACGGTCCGCGGCTACTTGCAGTTGTTGGTCAGCAAAAAGGAGTTTTCCCATTACCAGGATAGATTTGAGTTGATGATCCAAGAACTTGACAGAACCAACACAATTATCCGGGAATATCTTTGCTTGGCAAAAGATAAACGATCTGATCTGAAATGTTGCTGTCTTAATAGTATTGTCAAATCACTGTTTCCATTGATGCAAGCCGACGCAATCGCTTCAGCGATAGACATAACTCATGACCTTGACGAGATACCCGAACTATATTTAGATGAAAATGAAATCCGCCAACTATTGCTAAATCTGGTCCGCAACGGCTTGGAGGCTATGTCATCAGGCGGAAGCCTCAATATACGAACTTTCATGGACAAAAACAAGGTTATTTTGTCAGTGAGTGATCAAGGCTCTGGTGTCCCGGAGCATATACTCAACAATTTGGGTACACCGTTTTTGACTACCAAGGACAACGGAACAGGCTTAGGATTGCCAATGTGCTACAGAATTGCCCACAGGCATCAGGCCGACATTAAGGTTGAAACAAGTTTCCAAGGCACTACATTTTTTGTCGGCTTCAGTCTTCCTACAGCGCCCATATAA
- a CDS encoding LytS/YhcK type 5TM receptor domain-containing protein — MFFNGYVMIQHLWLELSALLVFIFILNRSKVFRQSVMHDNASLFGKLLMSIAFGMIGVFGTYWGIPVVNGMPDINAFGNTFNTYLGSTHIDGIANTRAVGVIVGGLIGGPVVGTVAGLIAGAHRILALATFSSVVSGGITLAQGIVAGMIHQQIKNKKEQWRYGMVVGLVLEALHMLFLYMLGDPADRAVRLVYAITPAMLITNSIGVAAFIGILEAGYREKERTEALAAKIALNIANKTMSFLRAGLNEQSAHEAANIIYQTVDQLGAVAITSRERVLAFVGASKIINDNHAITESIAQVLETGEYGVYQKKEDIGCSDNACPLASQVIVPLKDDGKVVGSLVLYRLSENSISLFETELACGLAKLISTQIEISKGERQAKLLASAEVKALQAQINPHFLFNALNTIGYYCRKQPETAKRLIFHLGNYYRSNLAGNDTFVTLRKEIQCVDDYVKIEMARFEGRLTVDYQIEPECDAVVPPLILQPLVENAIKHGINPKEDGGNIRIIGKHKDGIVELTVEDDGVGINPDLISKVLEYDPSRKSIGLSNVHSRLISIYGPDNGLRIESKENVGTRISLMIPQERRL; from the coding sequence ATGTTCTTCAATGGATATGTTATGATCCAGCATTTATGGCTGGAGTTGTCGGCCCTACTCGTGTTTATTTTTATTTTGAACCGCAGCAAGGTGTTTCGCCAATCGGTAATGCATGATAACGCGTCGCTGTTTGGGAAGCTCTTAATGTCCATCGCTTTTGGTATGATCGGAGTTTTTGGCACGTATTGGGGCATACCGGTGGTCAACGGTATGCCTGATATCAATGCCTTCGGCAATACGTTTAATACGTATTTGGGGAGTACGCATATCGACGGTATTGCCAATACAAGAGCCGTCGGTGTGATCGTAGGAGGCTTAATTGGCGGACCCGTTGTAGGGACTGTTGCTGGGCTTATCGCCGGCGCTCACCGTATTCTTGCCTTGGCGACGTTTTCTTCTGTTGTAAGCGGTGGTATTACCCTTGCTCAGGGAATTGTGGCAGGGATGATCCACCAGCAGATTAAAAACAAGAAAGAGCAATGGCGGTATGGTATGGTTGTCGGGCTCGTATTGGAAGCGCTGCATATGTTGTTTCTGTATATGCTCGGAGATCCAGCCGACAGGGCGGTACGCCTGGTTTACGCTATTACTCCCGCCATGCTGATCACCAATTCAATTGGGGTTGCAGCTTTTATCGGAATTTTAGAAGCCGGTTATCGGGAAAAAGAGAGAACTGAGGCGCTGGCTGCAAAAATTGCCTTAAATATTGCCAATAAAACAATGTCCTTTCTCCGGGCCGGTCTAAACGAGCAATCAGCTCATGAAGCAGCCAACATTATTTATCAAACTGTCGATCAGCTTGGCGCCGTAGCCATTACCTCTAGGGAACGGGTGTTGGCATTTGTCGGAGCGAGCAAGATTATTAACGACAATCACGCGATTACGGAATCGATTGCTCAAGTGCTTGAAACCGGCGAGTACGGCGTTTATCAAAAAAAAGAGGACATTGGTTGCTCAGATAATGCCTGCCCTTTGGCCTCACAGGTAATTGTACCGCTGAAGGATGACGGTAAGGTTGTTGGTTCTTTAGTCCTTTATCGGCTGAGTGAAAACAGCATATCTCTGTTCGAGACAGAATTGGCCTGCGGTTTAGCGAAATTAATATCGACTCAAATCGAAATCAGCAAAGGAGAAAGGCAGGCAAAACTGCTGGCCAGTGCGGAGGTAAAAGCATTGCAGGCTCAAATCAACCCGCACTTTCTATTTAACGCGTTGAATACGATTGGCTATTACTGCCGGAAACAGCCGGAGACCGCAAAACGTTTAATCTTTCATCTTGGGAATTATTATCGCAGCAATTTGGCCGGAAATGATACATTTGTCACATTGCGCAAAGAGATTCAATGTGTAGATGACTATGTTAAAATTGAGATGGCAAGATTTGAAGGCAGGTTGACAGTAGATTATCAGATTGAACCAGAATGTGATGCTGTAGTGCCACCCTTGATTTTGCAGCCGCTGGTTGAAAACGCGATCAAGCACGGAATCAACCCCAAAGAAGATGGGGGAAATATCCGGATTATTGGAAAACACAAGGATGGGATTGTCGAATTAACGGTCGAAGATGATGGGGTTGGGATTAATCCGGACCTGATCAGCAAAGTACTGGAGTATGATCCAAGCCGAAAATCGATTGGACTTTCCAACGTCCATAGTCGATTAATTTCAATATATGGACCGGACAATGGGCTGCGCATTGAAAGCAAGGAAAATGTCGGGACAAGGATCTCGTTGATGATTCCTCAAGAAAGGAGACTATAA
- a CDS encoding LytR/AlgR family response regulator transcription factor, translated as MPLKVLIVDDEYPARQELRCIFEEIGNIEVVGECRSGEEAYRTMLESDVDAVFLDIQMRTMDDGLVVAEKITKLSRKPKIVFTTGFSEFAVQAFELEAVDYVLKPYSRERLELTIERLTREEKAAVPMNQPSISDRGRSPDQVRVSVWHNDRLLVLLPSEIFFVRAELKRRTLLCTEKGDFMSTMPLKAVQERLANCGFFRTHKSFLVNMSKVREIVPWFNDTYILSLEGCSVQDIPVAKHFIQEFKRAMGI; from the coding sequence ATGCCGTTAAAAGTTCTTATTGTCGATGACGAATATCCTGCTCGCCAGGAGTTGAGGTGCATCTTTGAAGAGATTGGCAACATCGAAGTTGTCGGTGAATGCCGAAGCGGTGAAGAAGCCTATCGAACGATGCTTGAATCTGACGTTGATGCCGTGTTTCTTGACATACAAATGCGAACGATGGATGATGGGCTGGTTGTTGCTGAAAAAATCACGAAGCTGTCTCGTAAGCCCAAGATTGTTTTCACAACTGGTTTCAGTGAGTTTGCAGTACAAGCTTTTGAACTTGAGGCGGTGGACTATGTATTAAAACCGTATTCAAGAGAACGGTTGGAATTGACGATAGAAAGGCTGACAAGAGAGGAAAAAGCGGCTGTGCCAATGAATCAGCCTTCAATCTCCGACCGAGGGCGATCGCCAGATCAAGTGAGAGTATCTGTATGGCACAATGATCGGCTGCTTGTACTTCTGCCGTCGGAAATTTTCTTTGTCAGAGCAGAGCTAAAACGAAGAACATTACTGTGCACGGAAAAGGGAGATTTTATGAGCACTATGCCCTTAAAAGCTGTGCAAGAGCGACTCGCGAACTGTGGATTCTTTAGGACTCATAAAAGCTTTTTGGTTAATATGAGTAAAGTTCGGGAAATTGTCCCTTGGTTTAATGACACCTATATTCTATCATTAGAAGGCTGCTCGGTGCAGGACATACCGGTAGCCAAGCATTTCATCCAAGAATTTAAAAGAGCAATGGGCATCTAG
- a CDS encoding CaiB/BaiF CoA transferase family protein, whose protein sequence is MKPLQGIRVLDLSRVLAGPYCTMMLADYGADVIKIEPPKVGDDSRAYGPFIGKESAYFMSLNRNKRSMVLNFKRQEDCDLFKEMVKQADVVVENYRPGTMEKFGLGYEELQKIKPNLIYAACSGFGQTGPYVHKPAYDIIVQAMGGIMSVTGPEGGEPTRVGASVGDIIAGLFTAIGVMMALHHLERTGEGQKVDVGMLDCQVAVLENAISRYLVSGEVPQPIGNRHPSITPFAAYTAKDGHIIVGAGNDRLWEKLCNLLERTDLMADERFNTNLKRTQHVNELKVILDAVFKVKTIDQWMEALETAGVPCAPINTVDKVINDPQIKAREMIVELEHPIAGHMKVPGVPIKFSATPGSVDTPAPLLGQHTEEILKEMLGWDESKTREFFSAK, encoded by the coding sequence ATGAAACCTTTGCAGGGAATTCGCGTATTGGATTTGAGCCGGGTGTTAGCTGGTCCGTATTGCACTATGATGTTAGCTGACTACGGTGCGGATGTTATAAAAATTGAGCCACCGAAAGTCGGTGACGATTCACGTGCCTATGGCCCGTTTATCGGCAAAGAAAGCGCTTACTTTATGAGCCTTAACCGGAATAAGCGGTCAATGGTTCTGAATTTCAAACGCCAGGAAGATTGTGATCTTTTCAAAGAAATGGTCAAGCAAGCGGATGTGGTTGTTGAAAACTATCGCCCTGGAACGATGGAGAAATTTGGACTTGGCTATGAAGAATTGCAGAAAATCAAACCAAACCTGATTTATGCTGCTTGCTCAGGCTTTGGCCAGACTGGCCCATATGTGCATAAACCTGCCTATGATATCATTGTACAAGCAATGGGCGGTATCATGAGCGTCACTGGTCCGGAAGGCGGCGAACCGACACGGGTCGGCGCATCGGTTGGCGATATTATTGCCGGACTGTTCACCGCCATTGGCGTTATGATGGCCCTTCACCATCTTGAACGTACCGGTGAAGGCCAGAAAGTTGATGTCGGTATGCTCGACTGCCAGGTAGCAGTGCTCGAAAACGCAATTTCCCGTTATTTGGTTAGCGGCGAAGTACCTCAGCCGATTGGCAACCGCCATCCGTCCATCACCCCGTTTGCAGCCTATACGGCAAAAGACGGTCATATCATTGTCGGCGCTGGCAATGATCGTTTGTGGGAAAAGCTCTGCAATCTTCTCGAACGTACTGATCTGATGGCAGATGAACGTTTTAACACCAACTTAAAGCGGACTCAGCATGTAAACGAACTTAAAGTTATTCTCGATGCTGTTTTCAAGGTTAAGACGATTGATCAATGGATGGAAGCATTGGAAACAGCAGGAGTTCCATGCGCGCCAATCAACACTGTTGACAAAGTCATTAATGATCCGCAGATCAAAGCCCGTGAAATGATCGTAGAACTTGAACATCCGATTGCTGGTCATATGAAAGTTCCTGGAGTGCCGATCAAGTTCTCGGCAACACCTGGTTCGGTTGACACCCCGGCACCGCTCTTGGGTCAGCATACAGAGGAAATCCTAAAAGAGATGCTAGGATGGGATGAATCAAAGACCAGAGAATTCTTTAGCGCTAAGTAG
- a CDS encoding CsgG/HfaB family protein: MKHYIKSKLLLLMGVFIIFIGCSLPQPVAAADNGLKYTIVVSKFENRSNWSGQFSLGDAWGAVLTDILNQSGRFIVLAENDMRQEAMSERNSNPHAIPAQLLVKGVITHVQNTGGQAGGIGIHGLYLGGTNSKSEINITMYVVEAGTGQVLASKSVVGKAVKGGMVVGGRGAVFGNYGAENLGKAVENAATQGVDWMITQLPKIRWTGTVVMNNNGNIYINRGNREGIINGQEFIVGSFEVLRDPTTGEVLDEMVTETARIRVVSVKEKISICEVISGSADSIQQGMRVTLP, translated from the coding sequence GTGAAACATTATATCAAGTCTAAGTTATTGCTTTTGATGGGTGTTTTCATTATATTTATTGGTTGTAGTCTTCCACAACCAGTCGCGGCAGCAGATAATGGTTTGAAGTACACGATTGTTGTATCGAAATTTGAAAATCGATCTAACTGGTCAGGTCAATTCAGTCTAGGCGATGCATGGGGTGCTGTTTTGACAGATATTCTTAATCAGTCTGGAAGGTTTATCGTACTTGCTGAGAATGATATGCGTCAGGAAGCGATGAGTGAACGCAACTCTAATCCTCATGCAATTCCGGCGCAGCTCTTAGTAAAAGGAGTTATAACCCATGTACAAAATACGGGAGGCCAAGCCGGTGGCATTGGTATCCATGGTCTTTATCTTGGTGGTACTAACTCGAAGTCTGAGATCAACATAACTATGTATGTTGTTGAGGCCGGTACCGGGCAAGTGTTAGCCTCTAAGAGTGTTGTCGGCAAAGCAGTAAAAGGCGGTATGGTTGTTGGCGGTCGTGGCGCTGTCTTTGGCAATTATGGTGCGGAAAATCTGGGGAAGGCTGTTGAAAATGCCGCTACCCAAGGCGTGGATTGGATGATAACACAATTACCCAAGATTAGATGGACTGGTACTGTGGTTATGAATAATAATGGCAACATTTATATTAATCGAGGCAATCGTGAAGGTATTATTAACGGTCAAGAATTTATAGTCGGTTCCTTTGAAGTATTGAGAGATCCAACTACCGGTGAAGTACTTGATGAAATGGTAACAGAAACGGCGCGGATTCGCGTAGTATCTGTTAAGGAGAAGATTTCTATCTGTGAAGTAATTTCCGGTAGCGCTGATAGTATCCAGCAAGGCATGAGAGTAACTTTGCCCTAA